AAAGGCTTCCCAGGAGGACTATCTTGCAACATCAAAAGCGTGTTTGCTTCTGCAAGaatctttgatgcaaaagacagCAATAATAGATGAGGTTTCCAAACCTGACCATTAGGTAAAACTCTCTGTCCTGCCCTATTGGTTCTGCATGCCGAGTGGTTCTCCACTAATGAAACTGGATTCATAAGTCTCATATCACCAGCTGCCTGACGGATTGCTTGTTGAACAACATGAGATCGTTGAGTGACAAACATGTCATAACTTGAAGCAGTACCATTTGGACCATCAGGTGGAGCTGATGCTGCATGAGTCAGGACAACAATAGCATTAAACCAAATTGATGGCCCAAATATATCAGTTATGGTGCGCAAGAGGGGCATATCCCCAAAGTCCCTGCTTTGCATGTCCAACCTATCAAGATACAAGACAATGTCTGGAGGAGTTCTCTTAGTAAAACACTTGACTGACTGGAGAATCTTTTCATTCTGGCGCTGATCAGACCCAGAAGGAAGAAGGCCTGGTGTATCAATGACCCGTACCTTAATCCCTTGAACAGTGCCTACAACATCCTGAACCTTTTTTGTGCCCAATTGAAAAGCATCAGTCCCAAACTTTACTTCGTCAAACAATGAATTGATTGTTGCACTTTTGCCTACTCCTGTTTTTCCAAGAACCATAATGGTACAAGAAAAATCAAGGGGTTCTTGCCCAGCTGCCTCAAGCTGCTCTGCCATCGCACTTGCACGATCAAAACTGAAGGCACCAACTCGGCCTCCGTTTCTCCCTCGCAGTTGCTCAGCTAATCCCAACCTGTACAAAACTTGTGCCACAACAACATTATGAGGAGTCTGCCCCAGCCTATGGGCAAGTCGCAAAAATTTCACTCTGATCATCTGAAGTTTTTCACGAGTCTCGTCATACTCATCAATTTCAGGATCATCAATCTGCTGAGAATGAACATTAGACATAGCTCCATTAACACGctgttgctgctgctgctgcgcAGCTCGAGGAGCAGGTTCCAGCAGTGGGGCAGCACGCCCAAGGCCAGCTGGACGAACAGGTGAGGGAGCAGAACCGGTGGACCTTTCAGAGGAAGAAACAAGCTTTACTGGAGGTGAAATTGTTCTTTCACCATTTCCTTGATTGTGCTTCTCTTTCTTGACTTCTGCTTCCTTCTTGGGCTCATCAATGACAATATTGTCCTTGCCAACACCATTAACCAACTGATTAGCATGTAGTGGTTCAGAAACCTTGTCATCCTCTGCTTTAGCAACCTTGTTATCCTCTAATGTAATACTAGCTTCACGAGTCACAGGCTCCTTATTACCGTTGTTCACAATTGTTTCTGATTGTGAGTTCAGAATTTGTGGCACATCTATCACTTCCTCGGTATGTACAACAGCTGAACTAGAAATAAGCTCCTCAGATTCACCTTGATGAATAGAATCCAATAGAACTGCTGCTTTCTTTGCATCTCCATTGCTATCATCTTCAGGCCCTACATCCAAGCTTTTAGAATTATCTTGCTGTTTTTCACTCTCATGCACCCCATTTGCATAATCAAGAACAGGCATATCATCAACCTCcagtttttcactttttacacCCAGATTTTCTGCATCAATCTTCGACAGATTCTCACCAAAATCTTCACCCTTGCCCTCCTTAAGCTCAAGCAAAGGCTCAATTGCAGTTCCCGGAGCTTCAGTACTTGGCACATCCACCTCCTTTCTGTTACCAGACATAATCTCCCTAGTCAATTCAGCTTCAAGAACAGGTGTATCGTCAATCTCCAGTTTTTCACTTTCTGCACCCTGATATTTTGCACCAGTCTCcagtttttcactttttacacCTTGATATTCTGCACCGGTCTCcagtttttcactttttacaatCTCATATTCTGCATCAATCTTAGGCAGATTCTCATGATAACCTTCAGTCTTTCCCTCTTCAAGCTCAGCTAAGACCTCAGTAACTCCCGTGGTTTTCTGATATTCAGTATCTGCCTCATCCTCCTTCAATTCCTGCTTTCCATTATCAGGCACAATCTCCCCGGTCAATTCAGCTTGATGACCAGAATCCACCTCGACTGCATCCTTCAAAACCTCAATCCCTTCATCACCATCAATCTCCAAAACCTCCTTTTCTCCATTCAACTCATCACTTCCCACTTCCTTACCAGTTCCCCCCTCATCAATCTTATCAACACTATCACCACCCACCAAATCCTTCACCTCCTCTTCAGCAACTACTCCACCATCCACCTCCTCACCACTGTCACCCTCAACAACAGGAACATCAACATCACTCGCCTCCTCAAAATTCTCCAATTCACTAACCACATTCAAATTCTCATCCACCAGTTCCGAAACCGAATCATTAACATTATCGACACTGACACCCGACTCAACTTTATCCTCCTCTTTCAGCAATTGCTCTTGCGAATCAATCGCTTCCTCAAAAACCTCCTCTTCAACATCTTTCAATCTCTCAACAACATCCTCCACCTCATTATCACGCCCCACAACCTGAATTTCCCCGTCGTTTTTCTCTCCCAATTCCGCCCCGCCAATTCTCTCAACCCCATTTTCAATTTCCATTAAAAATCCGTTCACaccaaaaccctaatttcaaaaacaacaacaaaaacaattcaattcaaaaacatCAACAGCTACAAAAACCAATCACATGGCATAGCAAATAAAACCTAGAAACCctaatacttaaaaaaaaaaaacagatcgTTTCTTatagataattaattagaatttcattcagcataatataaaaacatatatataaaaaaacaaaaaaggttACCTGGGATTTTGAAGATTcagttttagagagagaaacaagTATTTTCAGTGACGAGATTCTAGAGAGAGAAGCGCTGTTAATTATCTAACTGCTGCTAATCCAAGAGGGCCGTAAGCCAGTGGCTGATTGAAGGGGATAAGTGAATTGATCTACGGTGGAGAACGATCGGGTTTTATTTAGCGAATCTAACGGTTGAGATTTGCTGATGGCTTTGGTATCATCGTTTTTTTGTAGACGCCAAGGAGAAAAAGAGAAATTATAGGTAGAAAATGGGGAAGAAACACCGCATATGGTGTGTGTCACGTGCAGACATTTGGGGGAAGACAATTAATGTGGACCGTCTGATTCTGATgatgtgattgattgattaagGGTGTACCAGGAGAACATGTAAAATGTCCTCTACTTCTCATACTCATTCTGTCACGTGATTGTTTCATTATTTCACCACAAATGAAGAAATCGagtaattaacaaaattaaattcttaataatcactaatttttttgtaaacaatgaataatttttttcgaTTTCAGGTAAACAATGATGGAAAATTCCTACCAATGAGTTATTGCTCAAGCGCCCTCCCACaccctaattatcaaaaaaaatgatgaaaaatttcttttatcaaaattctttttaattttagatgatGGAATTTTAAACACACTTGAAGAGTTTTCTTAGAACCGGCCGCCTATCAAACTCCAGTCCAGTAATCTAGCAAAAGTCGAAAGAGTTGGAGTCAACTTCCTATCGGCAGACGGAAAGTGTACGTAGTATCCATCTAAAGTCACACACACTCACTCATTTTGATTCCTAAAACCCTAGGGCGTCTATATACACTGGTTTACTCGATTTCTCTCCATCTCTCACGCTTTTGGTCTTCGGTAAGCGATTTAATTCATTGATTCTcttaacaattatttttttaaaaaaaactcattattacatcataaaaaagttaaatttatattaaaaaaattatataacatataattaatttttttataaaataatataaaaattaatagataattattataataactaattataacatttttttaacatATTATATTGGAGTTAAAATAGAATGTTATGCTAAATATAGGAtcttttatgctaaatttagcataaaaatagCATGACATTTTGGATGCTCTACACTACTGCATTTTTTATTGAGttctaaaaagaattaaaaatgaaatcaaagttgTTTTTTACAATTCAAATTCTCTTATTTGTATCAATTATAATTCTCCAGAATAACAAgcaaatatatcaaaaattataGAGCTCATGTGATTGGTGGGATTTTGTTCATCGGATCTTTACTAAATAAGGCTGCTGATTATCAACATAATAGtcagatatttaagttttttttatataatttgtttgGGTTgcacaaaacataaaataatattttatgtgcaaacaaataataatataatttaaaataaaaaattatactatgtCATGTAGCCATTAAGGTAAGGCATCCAACAATACATAAAAAGAATCATGCTTAAGTGTGATTTATACGTTATAATGGATAGTTTGAGAGAGTATTAAGTATGAACCAGTGCTttaaaaaaaccgaaccgatcaAATAAACCGAAATACAGCCAGTGGTTAGGttcaaaatttgtaaaaagatCAGAATTTTGATTTGGACCGGATCGAACCGAACAAACTGGTCACTGAAATGGTTATTGAACCAGTTGGACCGCTATCAAACCGGATCAAGAGAATTAACTACGattgctaaaaaattaaaatacgttgctaattttagtttttaaaaatatcactGAACCAGTTGAACTGAAAATCGAGAACCGACAGCTTCACCAATTCAGCCActgatttgatttataaaacACTGGAATGAATCACCGATATAGTGAAAAATTTCCTAATAAATCTTTGAAACGTTCGGTAGTTATTACCTTCTTCCATGAACATGGAGTGAATATTTGAATGCTTTAAAATAGGAAAAAAATTGCACGCAATTGTTACGCCATATCATTCGCGCAATAGCcatgtgaaaaaattaataataaattttttaataataattaaaaaaattcctatTATAAATGCTCATTATCTTGTTctaaatatgaaataaatccaacacTTTTAACCCACCTTTTTGTACCGCCTGATGTGGCAATCAAAGAGGAgtgattaaattatattttttgagaTACACTTTTGGGTTTGAATTGGACGAATAAAGTCTTGTCACGTAATCTGAATTAAAAGAATTGAGTTAAAAAGATGGATTATAAAGCATTTTtcatgagataaacactctttAAAATACGGATTTAAGGCACTATCGCATTCTTTATTGAGtattaaagagaataaaaacaaaagtaaaaatcatattttacaatccaaattttcttatttgtatcaattatatttttcaataataTATGGCATGTAAgtcgataaaaaaataaaataacttgtGCGATTGATGGAAGTGGGTTCATCAAATCTTTGTTGGTGAAGCTGCTGATTGAAAAGGGTTAGTCTATAAACACACCATTGAAAAATTCATGTTTCTTTTTAGGATTAACATCAttaaaattcaccaattttacacgttttttcattttaatcacgccgtttaaaaatcgttattttcatatacggaCTATCAGTTTTTCAAATCCATACACCattcaaaaatcaaatgaaaattgtTGAGCTTGCCACCAGATAGTGACATGCCATAATGAATCAGATAGTGACACATTAATAATTTTTGGCCGGATTTTTGACTGGTAtatggatttgagaaaaattggtagTTTATGTATGAAAATAACGATTTTTAAAcggcatgattaaaatgaaaaaacgtataaagttggttaatttttatgatactacccctttctttttatataatttattgggtacaataaaaccaaaacaaaattttatacgcaaacaaatcataatgtagtttaaatttaaaagaaaagtaaaaaattattctatGTAATATAGCAATTAAAGTAAGGCATTCAATAACacctagaaaaaaataattatgtttatGTCATTTAGCCATTAAAGTAATGCATCCAACGAGATTTTCACACTCCTCTCGCTGATAATAGCACTCCGATTTCATccattttaattgttaatgacTTTATAACccttgatttaattttttttctttttatgttccacaattatttttcttttaaaacaatttctaactttttttaactctttaatttacataattttatttaatgaccaaattttaattttaaacgattatattcatctttttatttatttttatattttaatcttattgatccatttattctaaattatcaattttattttatctaaataaattaagaattccgtagtaatatttttttaatagatttacTTTTCAGATTGTATACATAACAGcatatgatttttttcatattttttttaaaaaaaaaacagattttctcttttatacgtaggtataatttaaacaaattgtaactttataaacagcctcaataatataaaatcacATATAAATCACAAATAACTATgagaaatttaaaagttaaaaaattaaaatacaaattaaatatttttatttccaatttgataaaaaaatataaattaatcataAGAAGAAGTAAAGTTTTATAGTCTTTATGATAGTAATTATTCTAATCCTTTGTAGTATCAGTGGATTTCATTAAGAATGTATATAAATACTAAATGTGACatacatatatttaaaaaatcatataaatttaCAGAGTTGAAAAATATACGATTGTATTAAAAAGAGATATTAGGAGAATATAGAAAACAAAAAGTAGAGAGTAATAAAGTCATTAGAGCATCCACAATGGTGGATGCTCTTGGGTTATTATTGAAAGATTGATCAAGCTCAGATTGTATTTCATGTAcgatacaatatatatatatacatcagGACTACACAATGTGGTTGTAGTCTATTGCTAATCTAACTCTATTAGATAATTACAAGTATATTGTAGAGTTATATCAGAATAGAACTTCATGGCAAGCTTATCCTTATCATTCCCCCTCAAGATGAACTTGGGTTTTCCATAATCTTCATCTTGTCACAGAAGAATTGAAAACGTGATGTGGATAATGGCTTGGTTAAGACATCAGCAATCTGATCATTGGTCGAGATATATGATACTTGAAGTTCATTTTTGGCAACTTTATCACGAACAAAATGAAAGTCAATCTCGAGATGCTTAGAACGTGAATGAAAAATAGGATTAGCCGTTAAATATGTCGCACTTATATTATCGCACCATAGAACAGGCTTGGTCGAGCAAGGAAAGCCAATTTCACGAAGTAATGAGACTAACCAATTCAATTCTGAAACAACAGTAGCAATTGCGCGATACTCTGATTCCGTTGAGGATCGTGCAACAGTGCGTTGCTTCTTCGAACTCCAAGAGACTAAATTCGAACCCAGATAGATAGCGTAACCCGTCGTGGATTTGCGATCATCGAGATTACCACCCCAATCAGCATCGCTATAAATAGATATAGCAGAAGTAGGACTGTTTTCAATAAACAGGCCCTTAGATTTAGTTGCTTGAAGGTAACGGAGTATACGTTTGACAGCGCTCCAATGGTTCAATGTTGGAGCATGCATATATTGAGAGATGCGATTAACAGAGTACGACACATCTGGTCGTGTTAATGAGAGATATTGAAGCATACCAACAACACTGCGAAATAGCGTATTATCAGCAAATGGCTCACTGTCACCAAGTTTCAGTTGGTTATTTGGGCAAGCAGGTGTAGAAACACCATTGGCAGTGACCATATTCACCTTCTTAAGAAGATCTTGAATGTATTTACGTTGGGACAAATGAATTCCATTTGGTAATGACTGAACTTCAATACCGAGAAAGTATTTGAGAGAACCCATATCTTTCAGCAACAAGTCTTTGCTTAAAGACTGAACCAGATTATTCAGGAATGATATATGACTGCCAGTGAGAATAATATCATCAATGTAAATCAAAAAGAATGCTTGAACATTGCCATGGCTGTAATAGAATAATGAGGAATCAGTTTTTGAGCCAATAAAACCATGCACAACCAGCCACTCAGTCAGACAATTAAACCATGCTCGTGGTGCTTGTCGAAGACCATAGAGAGATCGTTTGAGATGGCAAACAAGATGAGGTCTGGCTGCATCTATGAAGCCTGGGGGTTGTTCCATGAAGACATCCTCAGTGAGCGTACCATGGAGGAATGCATTGCTAACGTCAAGCTGTTTGATCGGCCAATGTCGACTAACCGCAATAGATAAAATCAGCCGTATGGTAGTTGGTTTGATAACTGGACTGAAGGTGTCCTGAAAGTCCAAACCAGGGCGTTGATGATAGCCCTTAGCAACTAAACGGGCTTTGTAGCGGGAAACAGTTCCATCGGCATTGCGTTTGATGCGAAACACCCATTTGCATCCTATAATATTAATATGAGAAGCGGGAGTCACCAATTCCCAAGTGCCGGTGTGAATAAGAGCATTAAACTCATCTTCCATTGCCTTTCGCCAATGAGGAAGTTTGATCGCATGAGAATAACAGCTTGGTTCATGTTCTTCAACGATGCTAGCATAAGAGGTTGGTTTCTTTGGCTTGGAATTTCCTGTCATGGATCGAGTAGTGATCTGATTTGCTCCGATACCATGAAAGATTGATCAAGCTCAGATTGTATTTCATGTAcgatacaatatatatatatacatcagGACTACACAATGTGGTTGTAGTCTATTGCTAATCTAACTCTATTAGATAATTACAAGTATATTGTAGAGTTATATCAGGATAGAACTTCATGGCAAGCTTATCCTTATCAATTATTCACTCAATATTGAGCAGTTTCCATTGTAAGAGCATCCACAATGGTGGATGCTCTTGGGTTATTATACACTCAATATGAGCAGTTCCCATTGTAAGTATTTGGGAAAAGCTCAATACCCATTGAGCGGTTGGTCTGCACCAACCGCTCAATGGTGGgcccaattttttttcttttttttcttttttcattagttaaataatagttaatatattatattgatttaatattatattaataatataattaaacatttactATTTAAGCTTtaccataataaaaaaattgttgaaaacattttttaattgaccaattatttttgaaattttatttaatcagtttttattttatatttaaatttgtaactgttttttaatattgaatatttttttaaaaaataataacttatattatattatttttaaaaaatgataattttttttataatatatattttaaaaaacaatttgcaCGTAatctataaaaattgaatataaatataatataatttttaaaaaagaaatagtACTATTAATTAATGTGGGTCCCTAatcagtttattttttaaagtctAACTATTGTGAGAAGTTGTATAATGAAAGCGAGTTTAATAGAAAGCTCATGTGGCATGGTCATTAGACTCAAAAACAGTATTGTGGATGCtcttaattgctaaaatagtaAGAATTGGAGTGTGGTTATAATTGCGTGGAGTGCAAAAATCTCCATCCTAATAAAATGTGATTTTTACGTTATAATGGAGTTAATTTATGGTAAAAGAACTCcctaataaaattttgaaacgtttgatagACATGTTCCTACCTTCTTCTATGCTTATGCATTTAAGACACTATGGCATCCTTTATTGAGTATTAATGagagagaaaaacaaaaacaaaaactattTCTTACAATTCAGGTTCTCTTATTTGTaccaattataattataaaaaatgacaTGCAAATggatcaaaaatataaaaaaagtctaTATGAGAAATTAGATTCGGCAAATCTTTTCTAATGAAATTGCTTATAGAAAACAATTATACTTTGGACACAACAGTCAGAAATCTATATCTTTGTTTTACATATAATTTGTCGGATACAACAAAAACATCAAAcgcacaaataaataataatgcaatttaaaattaaaagaaattaaaaaaataattctacGCAATATAGCAATTATAATGAGGCATCcaacaatatataaaatagaaaataaagtaaaaaaattatactatgtCATTTAGTCAGTAAAATAACGCATCCAACAATTCATACAAAAAATAATGTGATTTATACGttataatgaaattattttgaaagaGTATTAAGTATAAATCACTTATATAATAAGaaattttctaataaaattttgaaatgtttggtagTCACATGCCTATCTACTTCCTTATGCTTAAAATGAGTAGTTAAATGCTTTAAAATATGCATATAAAACACTACCAAACATTCTTTAATGCTCATTgaaagataattaaaattaaaaattaaaaccatcTTTACCATATAAATTCTATAATTTGTAGCAGTTTTAATTCTTAAGAATGGCAAGCCACTCCATCAAAAATAGAAGAGCATGTGTGATAGGTGGAAGTGGGTTCGTGGCATCTGTGCTGGTGAAGCTGCTAATTGAAAAAGGTTATGACGTGAACACAACAGTTAGAAATCCAGGttggttttaatttttctttaatacCTTCGTTAATATGAAAAACGGCTTAAAAAACTTTGATTCCAGCCACACCATTTGTACTAGTGgattgttacaaaaaaaaacgcTATCTTTAAgaacacttttagcaattttatgtGCCACCCAATTATAATCGGATacagtaaaattataaaacaaaattttatttaatgtttttctGCTCCTTTCAcatgttttgaatttttttcaatattaatCTTCAACTCCATTtaaatggcttaatacatagtttgactcctgaacttgtacccttttacctatctaacctctaaacttaacgtctcatctattgaacctctgaacttgttaaataatccgatttaacccctaaacttgataaaAACGTAAATGTTGAACCCCTCCGTGCCACCTGTAACTTGAAACATtatagaagaaattgtgtacggaggggttcaatgtttacgtttttatcaagttcaggggtcaaatcggattatttgacaagttcagaggttcgatagagGATACGTTatgtttaggggttagatgggtaaaagggtacaagttcaggggtcaaactatatattcagCCCCATTTAAATGGTACCTGTGTAGAAcgggaataaaaataaaaaggcaaaacaatacaaaacaaaaaccgaAAGTTACTTTTCAAAAAAGTatgatattatataaaaaaaatgatataaaatgTGAGATAAATGAaggaataataaaaatataaatatacgtacatacatacacacacacacatacacacacacacacacacacacatatatatatatatatattagattttaaatagattactacaaattaaaacaaaattatttaaatatattcaaaatttaagttTATACTAACAAATAATAACTTATCTTTCGATTTTGTAACCGtaacttaaattaatacttAAGGTTTTATACTATAATTTTGTTTGTGGTAAGTGATTACATTTTGTTTGTGGCAACTCTTTTaagttttttgtttgtttgtttaggAACTAggtgtttaatttttatattatttatcgAAATAGTTTGAAGTGTTGGATactaaaacgtttcgaaaacgGAAGGACGCATGCATTGTGGCTTTACATTTTAATCCTCACAAAGTTGGGATGTGAGGATTAAGACTCTTGAAATTTTACTCTTCTAAGAATTTTTCACGAGCGAAAATGATTGAATTTTACTATTGcaatagttttaatttaaatcaacGGTAAAAACaatcctttaatttttctaaaaagagCACATAAATCTTTTTAGTTACCGTTTTGCTACTTGGGCTCTCAATAGTTTTAAAAGGTGCaaaaaaatctttaatctcttttagtttatttttttgtcatttaacCCCTcaacatttttagttatttatcgTTATTTTTTTCAGGTTTTTGAGTTTATTTATACTATTTGAAAATATTGAGGACTCAAAtggtaaaatattaattaaaaggaGTAATgagcttttttaaaaaataacttaaaagagTTTTTTTATAGGCTAAATAAAggtataaaatctttcaaataattcaaaaaagcACATAAGTGTTTTACGTTATTTACTGGCAATTTTCCCTCAATGTTGcaaaaaaactctttaaatatTTTGGAAAGAGcagttacacctttttagtttatttttgtaCACTTAGCCCCTCATGCTTTTAGTCATTATTAGGATTTTATTTTCCAAACGTGAAGGTTTATTTGcaccatttaaaaacatttatggcttaaatagtcaaaaaataatttaaaaaaattaagtgctctttttaaaaaatttaaagattttttttgtaccttctgtcTTTTTATACCTTCTATCTCTAATTTTCCTTGAAATCTCACTCTTTTTATTCTTACAAGCAGACAATCAGAAGAAGATTTATTTTCTGCATGCACTACAAAATTTAGGCGATCTGAAAATATTTAAAGCAGATTTAAGCGAAGAAGAAAGCTTCATTGCTCCCATATCAGGTTGCGACTTTGTCTTTCATGTTGCAACCCCGGTTAATTTTGCTTCTCAGGATCCTGAGGTACAATATCTTTGAATAGAAACATAATACTAAGGCTAAATGCACAATTTTGATGTTCATTTAGAttcgatttttaatttaaatttttaatgattttttaaattttaaagtgatATCCAACGatattaaaaa
This window of the Mercurialis annua linkage group LG5, ddMerAnnu1.2, whole genome shotgun sequence genome carries:
- the LOC126683121 gene encoding translocase of chloroplast 120, chloroplastic-like; amino-acid sequence: MEIENGVERIGGAELGEKNDGEIQVVGRDNEVEDVVERLKDVEEEVFEEAIDSQEQLLKEEDKVESGVSVDNVNDSVSELVDENLNVVSELENFEEASDVDVPVVEGDSGEEVDGGVVAEEEVKDLVGGDSVDKIDEGGTGKEVGSDELNGEKEVLEIDGDEGIEVLKDAVEVDSGHQAELTGEIVPDNGKQELKEDEADTEYQKTTGVTEVLAELEEGKTEGYHENLPKIDAEYEIVKSEKLETGAEYQGVKSEKLETGAKYQGAESEKLEIDDTPVLEAELTREIMSGNRKEVDVPSTEAPGTAIEPLLELKEGKGEDFGENLSKIDAENLGVKSEKLEVDDMPVLDYANGVHESEKQQDNSKSLDVGPEDDSNGDAKKAAVLLDSIHQGESEELISSSAVVHTEEVIDVPQILNSQSETIVNNGNKEPVTREASITLEDNKVAKAEDDKVSEPLHANQLVNGVGKDNIVIDEPKKEAEVKKEKHNQGNGERTISPPVKLVSSSERSTGSAPSPVRPAGLGRAAPLLEPAPRAAQQQQQQRVNGAMSNVHSQQIDDPEIDEYDETREKLQMIRVKFLRLAHRLGQTPHNVVVAQVLYRLGLAEQLRGRNGGRVGAFSFDRASAMAEQLEAAGQEPLDFSCTIMVLGKTGVGKSATINSLFDEVKFGTDAFQLGTKKVQDVVGTVQGIKVRVIDTPGLLPSGSDQRQNEKILQSVKCFTKRTPPDIVLYLDRLDMQSRDFGDMPLLRTITDIFGPSIWFNAIVVLTHAASAPPDGPNGTASSYDMFVTQRSHVVQQAIRQAAGDMRLMNPVSLVENHSACRTNRAGQRVLPNGQVWKPHLLLLSFASKILAEANTLLMLQDSPPGKPFATRSRAPPLPFLLSSLLQSRPQLKLPEEQFGDDDDALDDDEESSDSEDESEYEELPPFRSLTKAQVAKLSRAQRRAYFDELEYREKLFMKKQLKEEKRRRKMMKKLAAAAKDMPSVPSDYNENVEEESGGAASVPVPMPDLALPASFDSDNPTHRYRYLDSSNQWLVRPVLETHGWDHDVGYEGINVERLFVVKDRIPVSFSSQITKDKKDANVQMELASSVKHGEGKSTSLGFDMQTVGKDMAYTLRSETRFCNFRKNKATAGLSVTLLGDALSAGLKVEDKLIATRRFRMVLSGGAMTGRGDVAYGGSLEAQLRDKDYPLGRALSTLGLSVMDWHGDLALGCNIQSQIPIGRTTNLIARGNLNNRGAGQISIRVNSSEQLQIALIGLLPLLKKLFSYPQQWQS